The DNA segment GAAAAGCTTCATTAATATCCTTAAAGGGGATTATTGCCTCATACAAACTACCTCAATGAAAATACCCACTAAGTAGGAAAGGCTTAacaaaacactccaaaaatactgaatcacagaatggtttgggttggaagggaccctgaAGATcatccatcccacccctgccatggcagggacacttccaatgtcccagctgctccagccccagtgtccaacctggccttgggcactgccagggacccaGGGGTATCCTGGAAATGTACCAAGAACAATctggaaaaattaagaaattatttctcacCTGATTTAACAAAAGTATTGACGCCCATTAACTAGGTGTCAAAAAGTGAGTCTGAAGAAAAACTCTAAGAACCGTAATTCACAGATTATTAATCCTGTGTAATCTGAACTCCACAAATATCCAATAAACTTCCCCAGTGTATCAAAGTAACTTTTAGGTCACCTATTGCTCTCAGGAGATTAACCCATGATAGTGCAACAAAGTCTTGGCTAAGcaacacaaaccccaaatttaaaaagaaatattgaacTGACTAAAGAACCTTATAAAAACATTGGGTTTAACATTGCCCGGCCAAAACGAGTTTTAAACCAAAATTACAATTTAATGGAGGCCTTGCAAAAATACCTTACAGGTATTACTAACAAACAAGGCAATAACAACACACAGGCATGTTGGATGTCTTTCAAAATTAAGGACCTCAAGGACAATCTCCCCACAGCAATGACAGTGATGCTGTATGGAGATCCTGGAAGCAATTCTGGGGAAGGTTTTTGTAACTGGGAGAGAAGAGTGGGGTGGCTCCAGCCCTACCTGGCAGTAGGCATGATTGCCAAGGGCTTTGTGGGCTTCATCAATAACCAGACATTTGATCTCCACAGCGGGACAGGTGCCACGGGAGAGGTCATTGACCATTATCTGAGGTGTGAGGAAAAAGACTCTCTTGGTGTTCCACAGCTCCCGCCGGCCCAGAGCCTGGGTGCCTCCTGGAAATTAAAGAAACAACGTTAGGGAACTGTTCTGCTGAGAACAAGGTGTGGTCCATGATCTGACAGTGACAGGGCTGGCAGAcacataaaatcatggaatggtttgggttggaagggaccttaaagcccatctcatcccacctctgccacggcagggacacctcccactgtcccaggctgctccaacctggccttgggcactgccagggagccaggggcagccacagctgctctgggaattctatTCCAGAGCCTCCCCACGCTCACTGGACACAGaatattcacagaatcactgggctggaagagaccttcaagaccatcgagtccaacccagccccaacacctcaactcaaccctggcacccagtgccacatccaggctttgttaaacacaccagggatggtgactccaccacctccccaggcagaacattccagaactttatcactctttccatggaaaaccttttcctgatatccaacctaaatttcccttggTGTAATACAACGACTAAGaagagtaattttaatttttcgcaacaaaaaattaaatccagaACCATGGGAATCACGGCTGGGAAGATGCTTATTGCCATAAacatcatttaaaaaaacacctccGGGAAAGATCCGGGACTAAAAACAGGTTATGGGTTCAGTCATCAAAGCTGTTACCGCAATGAGAAATAAACTGCAGCTCAGGGGGGCTGCAAAACTTCATAAAAAAGTGAATGGAAAGTGACAAGGAATGCGAcgaggggaggagaaggaggggcaAAACCAGCTCCAAAGTGGGTTAAAAGTGTCATTATTCTTTGGCTTAAGCATCACACTTAAGCAGTGACCCACGGGGCTGCACCGCAGCGCTTCGCCCTTTATACAGGCGAGCTGGGGTTTTACCTACGGGCAAACCGAGAGCCATCGCTCCCAGCACGTTGTGTTTTCCCCCAGGTTTTGTCTCCCCCGCGCTGGGCTCCTCACGCCCGCAGTGCGGGCAGAGCCGTACCTGTCATCTCCGCCATGTCCCGGCCCGGGATGCCCATGACGCGGCCGCACGCCTCCATCTGCTGAGCCACCAGCGGCTTGGTGGGGGCGAGGAACAGCACCTTGCCCGAGGGGAACCAGCGGTAGAAGTTGTACATGACCACGGCGGCCACGAAAGTCTTGCCCAGCCCGGTGGGCAGGCACACCAGGGTGTTGGCCAGCAGCGCGGCGCCGGCCATGCGCTCCTGGTAGGGGCGCACGGGCAGGTTGGTGGGGTAGATCCAGATGGAGCCCGCCGCCTCGCTGAAGCCCCGCGGCGGGCCGGGGTCGGCCGCGGCCgcggctgccagcagcagctcgtcATCGCTGTCGCCGCCCGCGTCCCTGCGGCCGCCTGTGCCCTCGGGCGCCCGCCACACCTGAGGGAGAGTGCGCTGCCCGCCGCTCATCCTGCCCCGCGCGCCGCCATCTTAGCGCTGCCTCACGGCCGCCGCGGCAACCGCCGCCCCgagggacgggacgggacgggacgggacgggacgggacgggacgggagcCGCCCCgagggacgggacgggacgggaccGGAGCCGCCTCCCGGCCCTCCCTCCGGACGTGCCCCGACCCTTCCCTCGCCCTGAGGCGCCCGCCAAGCCCGAGGCAGCTCCCGCCGCTCCCCTCGCTCAGGGCGCGCCCCGAGGCGGCGCCATTTTGTCCGTCCCTCCCTCAGCGCCCCGCCCCAGAACCCGCTGGAAGCCCGGCCGAGGCTGAAGGGGACGGCCGGGACACCGCCTCCGGAGTCTCCCCTGCTCCCCCGGGACACCGCCTCCGGAGCCTCCCCTGCTCCCCCGAAgcctccccttctcccctggagcctccccttctcccctgATTCCCGCCGCCCGCCCCTATCCCTCCTCCCCGGAGGAGGAGCGGCAGGCGGGGGGAAgatggcggcggccgcgggcccGGCGCAGCCCTGGAGCGCCGAGGAGCTGCGGAGCGAGGCGCTGGCCAAGAAGGAGATCATCAAATTCCTGCAGGAGCACGCGGCGCAGGCGGTAATGGCGCGGCTCGGTCGGCGGCagaggtttgggtttggtttgggtttgggtttgggtttgggtttgggttttggtttgccCTCAACGCTTGGCGCGCGTGTCCCGCAGTTCCTGGCGGAGCACAAGCTGCTGGGGCAGGTGAAGAACGTGGCGAAGACGGCGAATAAGGAGCAGCTGATCGCGGCTTACACGCAGCTCTTCCACACGCAGGTGAGGGCGCGGGCACGGAGCCGGGctcgggcagggcagggcccgtgGATGCGGCTCCTCATCCTTCCCCTCGCAGCGCTTCAAGGGCACGGACGGCGCCGAGAAGGCGGCGGAGAAGGCGAAGCCGGCCAAGGCGGAGGAGGCCAAGGGGAAGGCGGTGAAGGCTGAGGAGGCTGTGGAGGAGGTTGGTGTGATGCCCTCGACTCGCGTTTTTCTCCTGGAAAACCAAATTATGCGGGTGGCTTCTATCGGAGTTAGGGGGATttcaggaaaggttcttccccagaggtgctggcactgcccaggctccccagggcatgggcacggccccgaggctgccagagctccaggagcctttgggcagcgctgccagggatggacagggtgggattgctgggggtctgggcagggacagggatgggactcCACAATCCCTTTCAGCTCAGGAGACTCTGTGATCCCAAGTCTTCAAAAACCTGGTTACAGCAAGAAATCTGGTGTCCATACCCCACTTTAACCTTAAGCTGCATTTTCCCCAAATGTTGCAGCCCTGCAGTAACATAAACACATCATTCACTAACAGTGTCTTCTTTGGTTCTTTAAACTCAGTGGTTGTTCAGTCTTGGATATCTGAGACTATTTAACCCACCAGTCATAACTCTCTTTTTATAACCTTAGGGGCCACCAAAGTATACCAAATCCATTTTAAAGAAGGGTGATAAAACCAACTTCCCAAAGAAGGGAGACACTGTCCACTGCTGGTACACAGGAAAGCTGCAGGATGGGACAGTCTTCGATACCAATATTCAATCAAGTAAGGTTATGGATATAGAAATGTGTAGATAAACTCTTGGGGTTGGTTGCAAATGCTCCTAGAGGGAATTACCTGGGCTCCTCCAGCAGATGTGAGCAGGGGTTTGTTCCTGGAAGTGTGTCTGGGAGCATTCCTGACAAACAGCTTTATCATGGTGGTgctgagctgccctgcagctccctgatcTGATTTTCCATGAGCTAGCAAGGGCAGTATTTTAGGACTGGCTGGTGTCAAGTGACAGGGCTgcatcctgccagccctgccttcTGGCATTCCGGGCCCCAGGGAATGTGGAATGCAGGGAGTCAGTCCAAAGGGGAGATGGTGCCTAGGGAACTCTAGTACCAGCAGTGTCCtgaatttctgtaaataaacacaTCCTGGGGCCGTTCTGTGGTAAATCTTTAAATATGGAGGCACTGGGATGAGAGGGATTCAAATGCTCTGGTGTGCAATATTCCCTGCTGGTGTTTTTGTGACAGATCAGAGGGTTTAGGGGTATGAAATGGTGCGGTACTGGCTGGAAAGGCTTTCCCAGCAGTGATGTCCCACAGTC comes from the Taeniopygia guttata chromosome 5, bTaeGut7.mat, whole genome shotgun sequence genome and includes:
- the FKBP3 gene encoding peptidyl-prolyl cis-trans isomerase FKBP3 (The RefSeq protein has 1 substitution compared to this genomic sequence), with product MAAAAGPAQPWSAEELRSEALAKKEIIKFLQEHAAQAFLAEHKLLGQVKNVAKTANKEQLIAAYTQLFHTQRFKGTDGAEKAAEKAKPAKAEEAKGKAVKAEEAVEEGPPKYTKSILKKGDKTNFPKKGDTVHCWYTGKLQDGTVFDTNIQSSSKKKKAAKPLNFKVGVGKVIRGWDEALLTMSKGEKAQLEIEPEWAYGKKGQPDAKIPPNAKLFFEVELVDIE